ACCATCGTCCAGCGCATGTGGTTCAACGCCGCCAACACCAGCACCTGGTACCTGGTTCCGGGGCTGATCGTGCTGATCATGACCCTGGTGGGCGCCTTCCTCACCGCCCTGGTGATGGCGCGCGAATGGGAGCGCGGCACCCTGGAGGCGCTGTTCGTCACCCCCGTGCGACCCGTGGAAATCCTGCTGGCGAAGATCATTCCCTGCTTCGCCGTCGGCATGATCGGCCTGGCGTTGTGCCTGATCGCCGCGCGCGTCCTGTTCGACGTGCCGCTGTATGGCTCCTTCGTGGTGCTGGTGATCGCCTCGATGCTCTACATGCTGGTGGCCCTCGGCATCGGCCTGCTGATCTCGGCGGTGACCAAGAACCAGTTCCTCGCCAGCCAGATCGCCCTGCTCGCCAGCTTCCTGCCGGCGATGATGCTCTCGGGCTTCATCTTCGACCTGCGCAACGTGCCGACCGCCATCCGGATCATCGGCAACCTGCTGCCGGCGACTTACTTCATGGAGCTGGTGAAGTCGCTATTCCTGGCCGGCGACTTCTGGCCGATGATCTTCAAGAACTGCGCGATCCTCGCCGGCTACGCGGTAGCCTTGCTCGGACTGGCGCGGGCAGTGACCCGCAAGCGGCTGGACTAGAACATGTCCAAGGTCTCGCCGAGCACAGCCCGGCCAACGCGCAAACGGGCGAAGAACCGCAGTTCGCACTCTGTAGATGGGCATTCCGGGCCTGGTCCCACCCTATGGGCAGGCACAGGCAGACATTGAGCAGGTTCTGACGACATGGAATTTCTCTGGCGCATCCTCAACCTCTGGCGCAAGGAACTGCTGGTGATCCTCAAGGACCCGGCCAACCGCATCGTGCTGGTGGCACCGGTGCTGATGCAGAGCGTGCTGTTCGGCTACGCGGTGACCTTCGACCTCAACGACGCGCCCTACGCCCTGCTCGACCTGAGCCGCGGCGAAGCGTCCACCGAGCTGGCCTCGCGCCTGGATGGCAGCGGCATCTTCCACCGGGTCGCGACCCTGACACGGGTCGAGGAAATCCAGACGCTGATCGATGAACAGAAAGCCCTGCTGGTGATCCACATTCCCGCCGACTTCCAGACCCGCCTGGCCCAGGGCGACGCCGCGCCGATCCAGGTGATCCTCGACGGGCGCAACTCCAACACCGCCGGATCGGCGGCTGCCGGCCTCGCCGAAGTGGTGGGCACCTTCAACCGCGACATGGGCCTGGCGACGCCGCCGGTCAGCGTGGTGAGCCGCTCCTGGTACAACCCCAACCTGGAAACCCGCTGGCCGCTGATCCCCGCGCTGATCGCCACCCTGAGCATGATGCAGACACTCATGCTCACCGCCCTGTCGGTGGCCCGCGAACGCGAGCAAGGCACCTTCGACCAGCTTCTGGTGACACCTTACACACCGCTGGAAATCATGCTCGGCAAGGCGATTCCACCGACCCTGATCGGGCTCGCCCAGGCCACCCTGGTCCTGCTCATGGCGCTGTTCTGGTTCGACATCCCGATGGCCGGCTCGCTGCTGAACCTCTACGGCGGCCTCGCGGTATTCACCATCGCCTGCGTCGGCCTGGGCATGTCGATCTCCGCCATCTCGCTGAACATGCAGCAGGCGATGCTCTACACCTTCGTGCTGATCATGCCGCTGACGCTGCTCTCAGGCCTCGCCACGCCCGTGCGCAACATGCCCGAGTTCCTGCAGATCGTGACCTACGCGAACCCACTGCGCTTCGGTATCGACCTGATCCAGCGCGTCTACCTGGAAGGCGCGAGCCTCACCGACGTGGGGCTCAACCTGATACCCATGCTGGTGGTCGCCGCCGTCACCCTGCCGCTCGCCTCGTGGCTGTTCCGCCACCGGCTTGCGTAACGGATAACCCGGCATGATCGAGCAACCCACGACCCTGGGCGAGCCACCCTCGGAAGCCAACAGACATGGACGACAGCGGCCACTCCATCGTATTTCTCGTCACCCAGCTCCTGCTGCCGTTCGGGCTGGGATACCTGTATTGCCGGAAAAAGGGCACTCCCACGCGTCGTGGCAGGCGGGCGGCATCTTCCTGATCGCGCTGTCGCTGGCGATGGGCTTTCCGCCCGGCGATTCGAGGAGTCCTCGGATGACGATGACCGGCACCGTTGACACTGGTATTCGTGCTTGCGCCGCTGCCGCGCCGGCAAACCTGAGAGGGTGTAACCCATGAACCGCACCTCCCGCCTCGCCTCCTTCGCCCTGCTCGGCGCCAGCCTGGCCGGCTGCGCCGTCGGCCCCGACTACGAGGCGCCCAAGGCCCAGGCGCCGGCCAGTTGGCAGGCCGCGCATTCCGGCAATGGGCAACTGCCCCCGGCCGAGGGGAGTGTCCGCCTCACCGAGGACTGGTGGACGCTGTTCAACGACCCGGTGCTGAACAACCTGCAACGACGCGCCGACAAGGCCAGCCCGGACCTCAACACCGCCGTGCTGCGCTTCGCCCAGAGCCGCATGCAGCGGCAGATGGTGGCCGCCCAGCGCGGCGTCGACGTCAACGCATCCGGCGCGGTGAATCGCCAGCGCATGAGCGAAAACGGCGCCAACGCCCTGATGATCCAGCGCATCGCCCCCGGCGCCGACAGTGACGAAATCAGCAAGGTGCTGGCACAGCCCTTCACGCTCTACCAGGCCGGCTTCGACGCCTCCTGGGAGCCCGACCTCTGGGGCCGCATCCGCCGCTCCATCGAAGCAGCCGACGCCAGCGTGGCGGCGCAGCAGGCGATGTTCTACGAGACCCGCCTGGGCGTCTCGGCCGAACTGGCGCGGGCCTACTTCGAACTGCGCGGCGTGCAGCAGCAGATCGCCGTTGCCAGGCAGGACATCGCCGCCACCGAGGAGTCCCTGCAACTGATCCAGGTACGCGCCGACGGCGGGCTGGTGGACGACTTCGACGTGGAGCGCCAGCGCGGCCAGCTCGCCGAGCTGCGCGCCAGCCTGCCGCAATTGCAGGCCAGCGAAAGCGCAGCGATCAACCAGATCGGCGTGCTGATCGGCGCTGAGCCCGGCAGCCTGCGCGACGACCTCAAGCCCGTTGCACAACCTGCACCGCAAACGCCAGACCTCAGCCTCGGCGTACCCTCCGAACTGGCCCGCCGGCGCCCGGATATCCGCGCCGCAGAAGCCCAACTGCACGCCGCCACGGCCAATATCGGCGTCGCCGTCGCCGACCTCTACCCAGCCATCCGCCTGGGCGCCAGCTTCGGCTACGAATCGGCGGACGATGGCAAGTTCAGCGACTGGGGCAGCCGCACCTGGAGCGTCGGGCCGAGCCTGTCCCTGCCGATCTTCGACAACGGCCGCCGCCGCTCGCAGATCAATCTGCGCAAGCTCGAACAGCAGGAAGCCGCCGTGTCCTACCAGCAAACCGTGCTCAGGGCCTGGCAGGAAGTCGACGACGCCCTGAGCCAGTACGGCGCCGAACGACAGCGCAACCAGCGGCTGCAGGAGAAGCTGAGCAGCAGCGGCGCCGCCTACGGCATGGCCAAGGCCCGCTACGCAGGCGGCATGACCGACTTCCTGGTGGAACTGGACGCCCAGCGCGCCTACCTGCAATCACGCCGTGACGTGGTGGACAGCGACACGCAGCTGCGACTGACCCTGATCGCCCTGTGCAAGGCCCTGGGCGGCGGGACACCCGTGACGGAGGGGGCGGCCAGCCGCTCCTGACCCAGCCTCGCAGCGGGACTCCCGGCGCGCGTCTATCGATCGCCGCCGGATCGATCCGGCGACGCCAGCCTGCCATCGCGCAGATCCTTGGCCACACGCCGCTGTATCTCGTAGGCCGGCGCTTCCACGGCGTCGTAGTCCTGGGTGTAGCGGGTGGCGAAGCCCTGTACGCCCCACTCCCGGTACTGCTGGACATGGAACAGCTCGTGCGCCCATAGCGCGACGTTCTTCTGCGCATCTTCCTCGCTGCGGAACACCACTACGTCAACCAGGGTGACGGCCTCGGTATCGGGGTTCTGCATGATCGCCTGGGCGGCGTTGAGTTCATCCAGGGCGCCGGTGGAGTAGCGCGCCGTCATCAGCACTTCGTCCGGGAAGTACGCCTGCAACTGCGCCCGGATATCCAGCGGCATGGGCTGGGTGCCGCTCTGCTCGGCCTGGTCGCGGGACTGTTGCAGCCACACCGCCAGCGCCTGGGCAGCCATCTTCCGGCCGTCGGCGAGCACCGGGCCGAGAACCGTGGCGAGATCGGGAATGCAAACGCAGGTCTGCTCGCATATCTGCCGCTGGCCTTCCGGGCAGGCGAGCACGGCGACGGAGGCGGCCAACCCGGCAAGCAGCGCCAGCCGGCGCAGGAAGCGGGTCGGAACGAGGGATGGCATGGGGGCTCCGGAGCGACGGGAGAAGGTACGGTGGCGGTTGGACCACACCGCTGCGCGATCATGCCATGCCGCCGGAAAAAAAGAGTACTGGCACCCGGCAGGAAGTTTCTGCTAGCGTGTGGCCCATGAATGCCGCCAATCGCACCTTCCAGCAGATTATTACCACCATCACGCCGATGGTGGGTTAGCGCATTTCCGCGAACAACCAAACCCGCCTCCCGGCGGGTTTTTTAATGCCCGCCGTCCGAGGCCTTCCCGTGAGGAGACATCGATGGACCAGGCAATCCACCCGTTGCAAGCGCTCATCCAGGCCGCCGACGAGGCTATCGGCCGCGAGGACTTCGACGCGCTAATCGACTTCTATAGCGACGACGCCCTGCTGGTGGTCAAGCCCGGCCTGCTGGCGCGTGGCAAGGCGCAGATCCGCCAGGCATTCATCGCCATCGCCGAACACTTCGGCCACGCCCTGCGGGTGCGCCAGGGCCGCCTGGAGATCCTCGAATCCGGCGACACCGCCCTGGTGGTCGCCCAGACCCTGCTGGACACCACCCACGGCAAGCTGACCCGCCGCGCCACCTACGTCTTCCGCCGCGAGGCCGATGGCGCCTGGCGCTGCGCAGTGGACAATTCCTATGGCACCGACCTGCTGGAAGCGACGACATGACGACACACACAGGCACGCTGCACCTGCTGTGCGGCAAGGCGGCATCGGGCAAGTCCTGCCTGGCGAAGACGCTGGCGGAAGCGCCGGGCACGGTGCTGCTGGCCGAGGAGCAATGGCTGGTGGAGCTGTTCCCCTGGGGCATCAGCACAGCGGACGACTACCTGCTCTATGCCCGCCGCGTGCGCAAGGTGATGGGCCCCCATGTGGTGGGCCTGCTGCGCGCCGGCACCAGCGTGGTACTGGACATCCCCGCCAACACCCTGGCCGACCGCCGTTGGCTGATCGACCTGGCGGAACAGGCAGGTGCCCCGCATTGCCTGCATTTCCTCGATATCGACGCCGCCACCTGCCGCAATCGCCTGCTGGCACGACATGCCCTGGCACCACTGGCGGCGACGCTGGACCCGGCGGGCTACGAAGCGCTCAATCGCTACTTCGTCGCCCCCCGGCCCGAGGAAAGACTCCAGGTGCAGCGCCATTGCGCCTGATACGCGTAGAATCGCCGCCCCGACCGGAAAGACCCGAAGCATGAATACCGACGCCATCGCCACCTTGCGCCAGCAACTGATCGACGCTCTCAACCCCGCTCCCGCGGAAGCCCGCCGCCTGTTCCACGGCCGCGGGCGCCGCTGGCCAGGGCTGGAGCAGTTGACCGCCGACTGGCTGCAAGGGGTGTTGCTGGTATCGTTGTTCCGCGAACCGGCGGCGGACGAGCTGGCCGCGCTCAAGGCCATGCTGACCGGGCTGACCGACAGCGAAACCTGGCGCGCCGCTGGCGCCCGCAGCCTGATGTTGCAGCACCGCTACGTACTGGAAAGCACCCTGGAA
The Pseudomonas triclosanedens DNA segment above includes these coding regions:
- a CDS encoding ABC transporter permease, producing the protein MSAAGFWRRLLSLTRKEVRQLVRDRSNLLIGIGLPIALILIFGYGLSLDVKRAIIAIVLEDPSPVARDVAASISRTEYLEPHLVRSFAEGEALMKRREVDALVQVPPDFTRQLNDGNAQIMVLVQGSDATRAASVSTYVSSALAGWGAKQADRNAGQAQGGAVTIVQRMWFNAANTSTWYLVPGLIVLIMTLVGAFLTALVMAREWERGTLEALFVTPVRPVEILLAKIIPCFAVGMIGLALCLIAARVLFDVPLYGSFVVLVIASMLYMLVALGIGLLISAVTKNQFLASQIALLASFLPAMMLSGFIFDLRNVPTAIRIIGNLLPATYFMELVKSLFLAGDFWPMIFKNCAILAGYAVALLGLARAVTRKRLD
- a CDS encoding ABC transporter permease, with the translated sequence MEFLWRILNLWRKELLVILKDPANRIVLVAPVLMQSVLFGYAVTFDLNDAPYALLDLSRGEASTELASRLDGSGIFHRVATLTRVEEIQTLIDEQKALLVIHIPADFQTRLAQGDAAPIQVILDGRNSNTAGSAAAGLAEVVGTFNRDMGLATPPVSVVSRSWYNPNLETRWPLIPALIATLSMMQTLMLTALSVAREREQGTFDQLLVTPYTPLEIMLGKAIPPTLIGLAQATLVLLMALFWFDIPMAGSLLNLYGGLAVFTIACVGLGMSISAISLNMQQAMLYTFVLIMPLTLLSGLATPVRNMPEFLQIVTYANPLRFGIDLIQRVYLEGASLTDVGLNLIPMLVVAAVTLPLASWLFRHRLA
- a CDS encoding efflux transporter outer membrane subunit codes for the protein MNRTSRLASFALLGASLAGCAVGPDYEAPKAQAPASWQAAHSGNGQLPPAEGSVRLTEDWWTLFNDPVLNNLQRRADKASPDLNTAVLRFAQSRMQRQMVAAQRGVDVNASGAVNRQRMSENGANALMIQRIAPGADSDEISKVLAQPFTLYQAGFDASWEPDLWGRIRRSIEAADASVAAQQAMFYETRLGVSAELARAYFELRGVQQQIAVARQDIAATEESLQLIQVRADGGLVDDFDVERQRGQLAELRASLPQLQASESAAINQIGVLIGAEPGSLRDDLKPVAQPAPQTPDLSLGVPSELARRRPDIRAAEAQLHAATANIGVAVADLYPAIRLGASFGYESADDGKFSDWGSRTWSVGPSLSLPIFDNGRRRSQINLRKLEQQEAAVSYQQTVLRAWQEVDDALSQYGAERQRNQRLQEKLSSSGAAYGMAKARYAGGMTDFLVELDAQRAYLQSRRDVVDSDTQLRLTLIALCKALGGGTPVTEGAASRS
- a CDS encoding eCIS core domain-containing protein, which translates into the protein MPSLVPTRFLRRLALLAGLAASVAVLACPEGQRQICEQTCVCIPDLATVLGPVLADGRKMAAQALAVWLQQSRDQAEQSGTQPMPLDIRAQLQAYFPDEVLMTARYSTGALDELNAAQAIMQNPDTEAVTLVDVVVFRSEEDAQKNVALWAHELFHVQQYREWGVQGFATRYTQDYDAVEAPAYEIQRRVAKDLRDGRLASPDRSGGDR
- a CDS encoding YybH family protein, with the protein product MDQAIHPLQALIQAADEAIGREDFDALIDFYSDDALLVVKPGLLARGKAQIRQAFIAIAEHFGHALRVRQGRLEILESGDTALVVAQTLLDTTHGKLTRRATYVFRREADGAWRCAVDNSYGTDLLEATT
- a CDS encoding AAA family ATPase, with the protein product MTTHTGTLHLLCGKAASGKSCLAKTLAEAPGTVLLAEEQWLVELFPWGISTADDYLLYARRVRKVMGPHVVGLLRAGTSVVLDIPANTLADRRWLIDLAEQAGAPHCLHFLDIDAATCRNRLLARHALAPLAATLDPAGYEALNRYFVAPRPEERLQVQRHCA